From the genome of Ornithobacterium rhinotracheale, one region includes:
- a CDS encoding TolC family protein → MNTFRSIFLWILGLSFTAFGQKIPQNLSLTEAQTIGLENNAQQHLNQVNLEIAKAQTASARTGRIPTITGSANFQRNLIIPATPVPAKAFNPQAKEGEIDYMKFATPWALTAGVKMEYPLFDPTTKNLIYKAEKKEKLSEIDNQIESIKLKGNIAQNYIETAIAQKQWELAQENITQENENLRITLARFKAGHATDYDKNSAKMQVNNAEAQAIQAQNILNKAKLKLLASMGVLAENSGVENLNLTDSLEDLMQNATIQNNGLVAQKEETSRLSIQKNQLNQEIVRSDVKKTKADYLPRLSLNAFLGTNHYSENLNIFENKHWRGNSYIALGLNVPISEAYATSKKLEELNWQAQQLEKQLLLDSQNRIENLTTAQQEMNAKKTILEKKRENINLAKALYENKLKLYNAGRLLSNDLAQTKYLYQQAQTEYLQSVYDYLSAVNQFNTDWEVL, encoded by the coding sequence ATGAATACATTTCGCTCTATATTTCTCTGGATTCTTGGACTAAGTTTCACCGCTTTTGGACAAAAAATCCCTCAAAATTTAAGTTTAACCGAGGCGCAAACCATCGGGCTCGAAAACAATGCACAACAGCATTTAAACCAAGTAAATCTCGAAATTGCCAAAGCGCAAACAGCCAGCGCTCGCACAGGGCGTATTCCTACCATCACGGGGAGTGCTAATTTTCAGCGTAATTTGATAATCCCTGCGACGCCTGTGCCAGCCAAAGCCTTTAACCCGCAAGCCAAAGAAGGCGAAATCGATTATATGAAATTTGCTACACCTTGGGCACTTACGGCGGGCGTAAAAATGGAATATCCACTGTTTGACCCTACGACTAAAAACTTGATTTACAAAGCAGAGAAAAAGGAAAAACTATCTGAAATCGATAATCAGATTGAAAGCATAAAGCTGAAAGGGAATATTGCGCAAAACTATATTGAAACAGCCATTGCACAAAAACAATGGGAGCTCGCGCAAGAAAACATAACACAGGAAAATGAAAATTTGCGAATTACCTTAGCCCGATTTAAAGCGGGGCACGCAACCGATTACGATAAAAATTCGGCTAAAATGCAAGTAAACAACGCCGAGGCACAAGCCATACAGGCGCAAAATATTTTAAATAAAGCTAAATTAAAACTACTGGCAAGCATGGGTGTTTTGGCGGAAAATAGTGGTGTAGAAAATCTGAATTTAACCGATTCTTTGGAAGATTTAATGCAAAATGCTACCATTCAAAACAATGGACTTGTTGCACAAAAGGAGGAAACTTCTCGTTTAAGTATTCAGAAAAATCAATTAAATCAAGAAATTGTACGATCTGATGTAAAGAAAACCAAAGCCGATTATTTGCCTCGTTTGTCGCTCAATGCTTTTCTTGGCACCAATCATTACAGCGAAAATTTAAACATTTTTGAAAACAAACATTGGCGCGGCAATAGCTATATAGCTCTCGGGCTAAATGTACCTATCTCTGAGGCTTATGCTACAAGCAAAAAACTAGAAGAACTGAATTGGCAAGCTCAACAATTGGAAAAACAATTGCTACTTGACTCGCAAAACCGTATTGAAAATTTGACTACCGCTCAGCAAGAAATGAATGCTAAAAAGACCATTCTTGAGAAAAAGCGTGAAAATATAAATTTAGCCAAAGCACTCTACGAAAACAAACTCAAACTTTACAATGCAGGGCGTTTGCTTTCAAATGATTTGGCACAAACCAAATATCTGTACCAGCAGGCACAAACCGAGTACTTGCAAAGCGTGTACGACTACTTATCTGCCGTGAATCAATTTAACACAGATTGGGAGGTGTTGTAG